One stretch of Zingiber officinale cultivar Zhangliang chromosome 6B, Zo_v1.1, whole genome shotgun sequence DNA includes these proteins:
- the LOC121991040 gene encoding transcription termination factor MTERF8, chloroplastic-like yields the protein MKRLLYFSFLCKTVSSIRSPRSHDAALLFAVLPFSASATAAAASSTTGKHMFMAQYLIDSCGFNQEKATEASKLLKGIQSRQQPDSVLAFLKSYGFDDASVKKLVHCFPQCLLLDLEKALSPRLRAFEDLGLSPSDIIHLVRSNPSTIQMKHERIRSKIEFWQGLLSSKDALVKLIKRNRAILTFSIEKKIQPNLELLRECGLDGPKLAFVLRNCPLIVAQNADFLKSLICRAEDLGVPRTSGMFHCTLFALFNVSPEKFKMQMEFFQSFGWSEDDFVVAFQKCPTFLLASLTVLQRKMEFLINEAGYTSSYIAIRPVILTLSLERRLIPRHRILATLKSRGHCERDYKVTTYMMLSEAKFVEKYIILYKDRYPDLSELYASLNHTNGSDSGLQ from the coding sequence ATGAAGAGGCTACTTTACTTCTCCTTCCTCTGCAAAACTGTGTCTTCCATTCGTTCTCCTCGCTCCCACGATGCTGCCCTCCTCTTTGCCGTCTTACCTTTCTCGGCCTCtgccaccgccgccgccgcctcatcCACCACTGGGAAGCACATGTTCATGGCCCAATACCTCATCGACTCATGTGGCTTCAACCAGGAGAAAGCCACCGAGGCCTCGAAGCTTCTCAAGGGCATTCAATCCCGGCAGCAGCCCGACTCCGTCCTTGCTTTCCTCAAAAGTTACGGCTTCGATGACGCATCAGTAAAAAAGCTCGTACATTGCTTCCCCCAATGTCTTCTTTTGGACTTAGAGAAGGCACTTTCCCCAAGGCTTCGAGCTTTCGAAGATCTGGGTCTCTCCCCATCCGACATCATCCACCTAGTCAGGTCGAATCCCTCCACCATCCAAATGAAACACGAACGCATTCGATCTAAGATCGAATTTTGGCAAGGCCTTCTCAGCTCCAAGGATGCACTGGTGAAGTTGATCAAGAGAAACCGAGCGATTCTTACGTTCAGCATCGAGAAGAAGATCCAGCCCAACCTTGAGTTGCTTCGGGAATGTGGCTTGGACGGCCCAAAACTTGCCTTTGTGTTGCGGAATTGCCCCCTGATCGTGGCACAGAATGCTGATTTTTTGAAGTCCTTGATCTGTCGTGCTGAGGACTTGGGAGTGCCACGGACATCGGGGATGTTCCATTGCACTCTGTTTGCACTCTTCAATGTCAGTCcagagaagttcaagatgcaaatgGAATTCTTCCAGAGCTTTGGGTGGTCAGAGGACGATTTTGTTGTGGCATTCCAGAAATGTCCTACCTTCCTTCTTGCGTCTTTGACGGTTTTGCAGAGAAAAATGGAGTTCTTGATAAATGAGGCAGGATATACTTCTTCTTACATTGCTATACGTCCAGTAATATTGACACTCAGCTTGGAGAGAAGGTTGATTCCAAGACATCGGATCTTGGCAACTTTGAAGTCTAGGGGGCACTGTGAAAGGGATTACAAAGTGACAACATACATGATGCTTTCCGAGGCTAAATTTGTAGAGAAGTACATTATCCTCTACAAGGACAGGTATCCAGATCTGAGTGAACTCTATGCTAGTTTAAACCATACTAATGGTTCTGATTCTGGACTTCAATGA